In Paucidesulfovibrio gracilis DSM 16080, the sequence CCTTTTTCAACAGCCTGCCATATCAAGGACACTCATGTTGCCACCCAGCATTCCTATAGTATGTTACCACGACATCAGCAATGCCAAGGGCAGTTTGCCGCCGCATCGCTTCCTCGAGCACCTGGACGCCATGGCCGATGCGGGCTGGAAAACCCTCACGGCCCGGGAGCTGTATGACGCGGTAACCGGCAGCCGTCCCGTGCCGAGGCGCTCCGTGGTGCTCACCTTTGACGACGGGCATGTGAGCAACGCGCTCTTTGCCGCGCCCGAGCTGGAGCAAAGGGGCATGACCGGGGTGTTTTTCGCGGTAACGGATTTCATTCAGCCGGGACCGGCCCGCACCCCGGACGCCGCGCCCCAGGAAAAGCGCATGCCCGATTGTTTTGTCGAAGCGCTAACAAGTCAAAATTACGAACAATTCATTAATGAAGGTGAAATTGCCCAGCTGCTTGCGGCCGGACATGAAGTGCATTCCCACGGCTGTCGGCACCAGGGCTGCTTTCGGACCATGCAGCCCCGCGCCCCGCTGGGCAGACATGGATCGCACTGGGCCTCCTGGAGCATTTATCCCCAGCCCCGGCCCGGCCTGCCGACCTTTGAGGTGGGCAGCGCCTATGTATATGACGGCTACTGGCCAAACCAGGACGCGGTGCCGCGCTTTACCCGCCGCAGCCCGCAAGAGCGTCTGGCGTTCTGCCGTGAGGATTTTGCCCGCAGCCTGGAACGCATGCGCGAGCTTACGGGCGCGCAACGGCAGTTTTTTTGCTGGCCCTGGGGCAACTATGATCAAGAGTCCGATCAGATCCTGCGTTCCGTCGGGTATGACGGCGCCTTTACCCTGGAACGCGGACCCAATGTCCGCGGCACGGATCCGTTCCGCCTGCACCGCATCGGTGTGGCTTCGGGCAAGGACAGCGACTGGCTGCTCTCACGCCTGCGCATGTACGGCTACAGGCTTTCCGCTTCGGTCTGCTTCAAAAAACTGCGCAAACGGCCCGAGGTGCAGCACGTGCTCCTGACCACGGATTCCCAAAAGGTTTCCGGCGGCAGCCGTCAGATGCTGAACAACGCACACGCGCTCTCAAGCCTGGGAATGCGCGTCAGCGTGTGTGTTCCCCCGGATTCGCAGATTGCCCGCCAACTGCCCCCGGGCGTAACCCTGGTGCCGCATACGGACTTCCGCAACATCGGCGCCACGGCGCGGCATTTGCGCGGGTATTGCCGAAAGCAGAACGTGGATGTGGTCCACACCTTCCACAACAAAACCTACAAGCCCGCACTGCTGGCCCGGGCCATGAACGTCCTGACCACGGGCCGTCCCGGATTCCGGCTGTTCATCAACCGGGGCGTAATCTTCAGCGCCAACGTGCTCTTCGGACTCTGGGCGCGGCTGGCCAACGGCATGATCGTGAACTCCCGGGCCTGCGCCGACTCCCTGCGGCGGTTGCGCGTTCCTGAAAAACGCCTCAATGTGGTCTACAATGGCCTGGATTTTTCCGCCCGGCCCATGCCCCGCCCCGAAGAACGCAAAAAACGCGGCCTGCGTGTGGTCTACCTGGGCAACAACCATCCGGCCAAGGGGCTGGACGTGTTTCTCCAGGCCGTGGACAGGTATGCCCAGACCTACGATTGCCGGGACATGGAATTCGTGGTCATCGGCAGCCCCGGCAAAAACAGCGCCTGGGACGTACTCTCTCCCGAAGCGCGCAAACGCATCCACCACGCAGGGATTCTGCCCCATGAGCAGGTGCAGGAACAGTTGGCCCACGCGGATATTCTGGTTCTGACCTCGCGGCAGGAAAGCATGCCCAACGTGCTTTTGGAGGGTTTTTTCGCGGGCCTGCCCGTGGTGGGAACCCGTGTGGGCGGCATTCCCGAGCTGATCCGCGACCGGGTCAACGGCCTGCTCTGCGAGAGTGAGGACGCGGTTTGCGTGGCGGAAAAAATCCGGTATCTTGCGGAGCGACACTCCGAACGGTTGCGCATGGGTCTCCAGAATCAGGAGCTGGTGGAAGCTCATTTCACGGTGCGCGCCAAAGGAGTCAAATTGTTGCAGGTCTATCACGGCAGGCACGTGCGCGACCGGCTGGCCCTGCCCGACGCCGAATCCTGACGGCCCGGGACCGGTCCGGCGTTGTCGCGGCACCAGCACAGGAGGCATACGCCCTTGTCCCGTCATCCCTTGCTTCGGCTCCCCGCTCCCTCGGTCCTGTTTCCGGCCCTGCCCGCCCCGGTACGGCGCTCCCTGTACGTCGGTTCCTGCGGCGTGCTGCACCTGCTCGAAACCGTGGGTCTCGGCTTGGACTCCCTGCCCGGCAAGGAATCCGAGGACAGGAACGCCGACCCTGCCCACGATTCGTTTTTTCCCGCCCTGTACGCGGACATGCTGCTGGCCGCCCTGGCCGAACGCCCCCTGGCCCATGATCTGGCCGCACGCCTGCCCTCCCTGCCCGGCATCAAGGAAGCGCTTGGTCCCGAGCAAATCGCGGAGCTGCGCGCCCTGGAGCAGGCCACAGCCAGCGTACCCCAGGGGCAACGGCATTTCCAACACCTGGCGGCCCAGCGGGACATGCAGCGGCTGCGCTCCTTTGTGCTGGGGCGCATCCAGGCCGAGCCGGATCAACTGTTCTGGCGGGAACACGCCCTGATTCTGGCCGTGGCCGAAGGGGACGCGGATCTTGCCGACCATGCCCTGGACGCGGACGTGCTGCAAACCCTGCCCTCTGTCCATGCGTGCCTGTCCTGGCAGGCCGCGTTTCTGGCGGGCCGTTTGGAGCAGGCCGCAAAACTGGCATTGGACA encodes:
- a CDS encoding glycosyltransferase; its protein translation is MLPPSIPIVCYHDISNAKGSLPPHRFLEHLDAMADAGWKTLTARELYDAVTGSRPVPRRSVVLTFDDGHVSNALFAAPELEQRGMTGVFFAVTDFIQPGPARTPDAAPQEKRMPDCFVEALTSQNYEQFINEGEIAQLLAAGHEVHSHGCRHQGCFRTMQPRAPLGRHGSHWASWSIYPQPRPGLPTFEVGSAYVYDGYWPNQDAVPRFTRRSPQERLAFCREDFARSLERMRELTGAQRQFFCWPWGNYDQESDQILRSVGYDGAFTLERGPNVRGTDPFRLHRIGVASGKDSDWLLSRLRMYGYRLSASVCFKKLRKRPEVQHVLLTTDSQKVSGGSRQMLNNAHALSSLGMRVSVCVPPDSQIARQLPPGVTLVPHTDFRNIGATARHLRGYCRKQNVDVVHTFHNKTYKPALLARAMNVLTTGRPGFRLFINRGVIFSANVLFGLWARLANGMIVNSRACADSLRRLRVPEKRLNVVYNGLDFSARPMPRPEERKKRGLRVVYLGNNHPAKGLDVFLQAVDRYAQTYDCRDMEFVVIGSPGKNSAWDVLSPEARKRIHHAGILPHEQVQEQLAHADILVLTSRQESMPNVLLEGFFAGLPVVGTRVGGIPELIRDRVNGLLCESEDAVCVAEKIRYLAERHSERLRMGLQNQELVEAHFTVRAKGVKLLQVYHGRHVRDRLALPDAES